A single region of the Nocardioides aquaticus genome encodes:
- a CDS encoding FKBP-type peptidyl-prolyl cis-trans isomerase — MSTPLFLRPGRRTAAVSAALLLSVSLAACGSDEGEGGATGFDAVEISGEVGSAPEVAFDGEMNVDGTETETLAEGDGAELAAGDSVIVNYWIGNGFTGEPVDDSFDDKTSGALVTLGAEPQQPQTIDQVASAAASRLVEAGTTVGSRIATVGTAPEVLGLPGVPELGIGNLDPVVLVVDLVEQPLEGPEGQDVQDVPSWVPELVERDGVPTGWDFQGTPEPTDQLRSATLVEGEGPEVEKGDLLVANYLGQVYGGDEPFDESYSGEPVGFGIGLGQVIEGWDEALVGQTVGSRVVLAIPPAQGYGEQGSPQAGIEGDDTLYFVVDVLGAA; from the coding sequence GTGTCTACGCCTCTCTTCCTGCGTCCCGGCCGTCGTACCGCGGCGGTCTCCGCCGCGCTCCTGCTGAGCGTCTCGCTCGCTGCCTGCGGGTCCGACGAGGGGGAGGGCGGGGCGACCGGGTTCGACGCCGTGGAGATCTCCGGCGAGGTCGGGTCCGCGCCCGAGGTGGCCTTCGACGGCGAGATGAACGTCGACGGCACCGAGACCGAGACCCTGGCCGAGGGCGACGGGGCCGAGCTGGCCGCGGGCGACTCGGTGATCGTGAACTACTGGATCGGCAACGGCTTCACCGGTGAGCCGGTCGACGACTCCTTCGACGACAAGACCTCCGGCGCGCTGGTCACCCTGGGTGCCGAGCCGCAGCAGCCGCAGACCATCGACCAGGTCGCCTCGGCCGCCGCCAGCCGCCTCGTCGAGGCCGGCACGACCGTCGGGTCCCGGATCGCCACCGTCGGCACCGCCCCCGAGGTCCTCGGCCTTCCCGGCGTGCCCGAGCTCGGGATCGGCAACCTCGACCCGGTCGTCCTCGTGGTCGACCTCGTCGAGCAGCCCCTCGAGGGCCCCGAGGGCCAGGACGTGCAGGACGTCCCGTCGTGGGTGCCCGAGCTGGTGGAGCGCGACGGCGTCCCCACCGGGTGGGACTTCCAGGGCACGCCCGAGCCCACCGACCAGCTGCGCAGCGCGACCCTGGTCGAGGGCGAGGGCCCCGAGGTGGAGAAGGGCGACCTGCTGGTCGCGAACTACCTCGGCCAGGTCTACGGCGGCGACGAGCCGTTCGACGAGAGCTACAGCGGCGAGCCCGTCGGCTTCGGGATCGGGCTCGGGCAGGTCATCGAGGGTTGGGACGAGGCGCTGGTCGGTCAGACCGTCGGCAGCCGCGTCGTGCTCGCGATCCCGCCCGCCCAGGGCTACGGCGAGCAGGGCAGCCCGCAGGCCGGCATCGAGGGCGACGACACGCTCTACTTCGTGGTGGACGTCCTCGGGGCCGCATGA
- a CDS encoding YegS/Rv2252/BmrU family lipid kinase, with protein sequence MVVPKREVALITNPAAGRGRSAGARDAAVNRLRSLGVRVRSLEGRDQVGATDVARAAVADGVDALVVCGGDGMVNVGLQAVAGTGTPLGIVPAGTGNDTARALGIPRDDPPAAADLVARGSIRIVDLAVTGGRYYSTVFAAGFDALVSERANRMHRLRGRARYHLATLVELRRVAPRSYTLDLDGRVVRTDAVLVAVGNGPSFGGGLRIAEGARLDDGMLDVVVIAPMSRAELVRAYPRLLDGSHTSLPQYTHHRARRVTVAAPGIVAYADGERFGPLPTTIEAAPGALAVLAPGGAA encoded by the coding sequence GTGGTTGTCCCCAAGCGCGAGGTCGCGCTGATCACCAACCCGGCCGCCGGCAGGGGCCGTTCGGCCGGCGCCCGTGACGCCGCGGTGAACAGGTTGCGCTCGCTGGGTGTGCGGGTGCGCTCGCTCGAGGGCCGCGACCAGGTCGGCGCGACCGACGTCGCCCGCGCGGCGGTCGCCGACGGGGTGGACGCGCTGGTCGTCTGCGGCGGGGACGGGATGGTCAACGTCGGGCTGCAGGCGGTGGCCGGCACCGGCACCCCGCTGGGGATCGTGCCGGCCGGCACCGGGAACGACACCGCCCGTGCCCTCGGCATCCCCCGCGACGACCCGCCCGCCGCGGCCGACCTCGTGGCCCGCGGCTCGATCCGGATCGTCGACCTCGCGGTGACCGGAGGCCGCTACTACTCCACCGTCTTCGCCGCGGGCTTCGACGCCCTCGTCAGCGAGCGGGCGAACCGGATGCACCGGCTGCGCGGCCGGGCGCGCTACCACCTCGCCACCCTGGTCGAGCTGCGGCGGGTCGCGCCCCGGTCCTACACCCTCGACCTGGACGGGCGGGTCGTGCGTACGGACGCGGTGCTGGTGGCCGTGGGCAACGGACCGTCCTTCGGCGGCGGCCTCCGCATCGCCGAGGGCGCCCGGCTCGACGACGGGATGCTCGACGTGGTCGTGATCGCCCCGATGAGCCGCGCCGAGCTGGTCCGGGCCTACCCGCGCCTGCTCGACGGCTCGCACACCAGCCTGCCGCAGTACACCCACCACCGTGCCCGACGCGTGACGGTCGCCGCCCCCGGCATCGTCGCCTACGCCGACGGGGAGCGGTTCGGACCGCTGCCCACCACGATCGAGGCCGCCCCGGGGGCGTTGGCGGTCCTGGCCCCTGGAGGTGCCGCATGA
- the tatC gene encoding twin-arginine translocase subunit TatC, with product MSITGVARIFVGRPVHPVGDDGRMALSDHLRELRARILKVAIILLAGLLVSLLFFQQVYDIVYGPLKDARANLPDNSGLDTTQGPAGGLMLYLKLCGFASVVATSPLWLYQIWAFIVPGLHAREKKWTRVFAAIAGPLFLAGVALGYLTLAKGLEILIGLNPPGLTNLVEFNEYLQFFSRTLLVFGISFEIPLFVVLLNLAGIISGKALAAYRPWIIVGTFVFAAIATPSADPFTMTIMAMPMVVLFLVSEVIARSNDKRRAKRRAALVAAAEA from the coding sequence GTGTCGATCACCGGCGTCGCCCGCATCTTCGTCGGTCGCCCCGTCCACCCCGTGGGCGACGACGGCCGGATGGCCCTCTCGGACCACCTGCGCGAGCTTCGCGCCCGCATCCTCAAGGTCGCCATCATCCTGCTGGCCGGGCTGCTGGTGTCCCTGCTGTTCTTCCAGCAGGTCTACGACATCGTCTACGGCCCGCTCAAGGACGCCCGCGCCAACCTGCCCGACAACAGCGGGCTGGACACGACGCAGGGTCCTGCCGGCGGCCTGATGCTCTACCTCAAGCTGTGCGGGTTCGCCTCGGTCGTGGCCACCAGCCCGCTCTGGCTCTACCAGATCTGGGCGTTCATCGTCCCCGGGCTGCACGCGCGGGAGAAGAAGTGGACGCGGGTCTTCGCCGCGATCGCCGGGCCGCTCTTCCTGGCCGGTGTCGCGCTGGGATACCTCACGCTGGCCAAGGGCCTGGAGATCCTGATCGGGCTCAACCCGCCGGGGCTGACGAACCTGGTGGAGTTCAACGAGTACCTGCAGTTCTTCAGCCGCACCCTGCTGGTCTTCGGCATCTCCTTCGAGATCCCCCTCTTCGTGGTGCTGCTCAACCTCGCCGGGATCATCTCGGGCAAGGCGCTCGCCGCCTACCGGCCCTGGATCATCGTGGGCACCTTCGTCTTCGCCGCGATCGCGACGCCGTCGGCCGACCCGTTCACGATGACGATCATGGCGATGCCGATGGTCGTGCTGTTCCTCGTCTCCGAGGTCATCGCCCGGAGCAACGACAAGCGGCGGGCCAAGCGGCGGGCCGCCCTCGTCGCGGCCGCCGAGGCGTGA
- a CDS encoding helix-turn-helix transcriptional regulator — protein sequence MVTPEAQTEAKSERLLNLLIMLLVQRHLVPKARIRAILYPDHSDDAFERKFDRDKEELRSLGVPIEVGAIDALFDDEPGYRVRRDQFALPEIDLDPEEAAVVGLAAKVWDHARFATAASDAVRKLTAAGVDVDTSRLDIVQPRLRADEPSFEVFLEAVRDRVPVRFDYARAGAAPQTRHLQPWGVTRYAGRWYVVGQDTDRSAERVFRLSRVRGRAHTDGDPGSYDVPPGTDLREVARRLAPAPSHERSVLLVRQGAGHTLRRDAVDLEVGVTGPDGRDDWDRLVLTRGTVGLADEVLGHGPAAFVEEPATLREAVVTRLRALPDPVGDLP from the coding sequence GTGGTGACACCCGAGGCGCAGACGGAGGCGAAGTCCGAGCGCCTGCTCAACCTGCTGATCATGCTGCTGGTCCAGCGTCACCTCGTGCCCAAGGCGCGGATCCGCGCGATCCTCTACCCCGACCACTCCGACGACGCCTTCGAGCGCAAGTTCGACCGCGACAAGGAGGAGCTGCGCAGCCTCGGCGTGCCGATCGAGGTCGGGGCGATAGACGCGCTCTTCGACGACGAGCCCGGCTACCGGGTCCGTCGCGACCAGTTCGCGCTCCCCGAGATCGACCTCGACCCCGAGGAGGCCGCCGTGGTCGGCCTGGCCGCCAAGGTCTGGGACCACGCCCGCTTCGCCACCGCCGCCAGCGACGCCGTCCGCAAGCTGACCGCCGCCGGCGTCGACGTCGACACCAGCCGGCTCGACATCGTCCAGCCGCGGCTGCGCGCCGACGAGCCGTCCTTCGAGGTCTTCCTCGAGGCGGTCCGCGACCGGGTGCCGGTCCGCTTCGACTACGCGCGGGCCGGCGCGGCCCCGCAGACGCGGCACCTGCAGCCGTGGGGCGTGACCCGCTACGCCGGACGCTGGTACGTCGTGGGCCAGGACACCGACCGCAGCGCCGAGCGGGTGTTCCGGCTCTCCCGCGTGCGCGGGCGCGCGCACACCGACGGCGACCCCGGGTCGTACGACGTGCCGCCCGGCACCGACCTGCGCGAGGTCGCCCGGCGCCTCGCCCCCGCACCCAGCCACGAGCGGTCGGTGCTGCTGGTCCGCCAGGGAGCCGGCCACACGCTGCGCCGCGACGCCGTCGACCTCGAGGTCGGCGTCACCGGCCCCGACGGTCGCGACGACTGGGACCGCCTGGTGCTGACCCGCGGCACGGTCGGGCTGGCCGACGAGGTCCTCGGGCACGGCCCGGCCGCCTTCGTCGAGGAGCCGGCGACGCTGCGCGAGGCCGTGGTCACCCGCCTGCGGGCGCTGCCCGACCCCGTAGGAGACCTCCCGTGA
- a CDS encoding DEAD/DEAH box helicase, with translation MTTPAERYASYRAEREYPVLRDFAAHYEFALDDFQLRACRAIEDGRGVLVAAPTGSGKTIVGEFGVHLALQTGRKTFYTTPIKALSNQKYHDLVARYGPENVGLLTGDDVVNGDAPVVVMTTEVLRNMLYAGSSTLIGLGFVVMDEVHYLADRSRGAVWEEVIIHLPESVSVISLSATVSNAEEFGEWLATVRGETTTIVEERRPVPLYQHVLVGRRLLDLFASSDVDASAGFVQEGAPVNDELVKLARDDWAATRIKDRRTPKKGRGKTPRPSGGGGGAGGGQGARPVGNGRRVWIPSRVDVLTALDREGLLPAITFIFSRAGCAAAVQQCLDSNVRLTTPAEREEIRTFVEASCRDLPADDLQVLGYHDFLDGLVRGVAAHHAGMLPAFKHVVEELYLRGLCKAVFATETLALGVNMPARTVVIEKLSKWNGETHADITPGEYTQLTGRAGRRGLDVEGHGVVLWQPGMNPREVAGLASTRTYPLRSSFRPSYNMAVNLVHQFGRTRSRELLEQSFAQFQADKAVVSLARQLHKAEDALEGYAEAATCHLGDFMEYASLRRQVNEVEKDAGRSRRADRRDLALGSLQKLRIGDVIEVPGGKFAGTALVLDPGWDPDNPRPYVLTQQRQARRLGPMDFPEPVEALARMRVPKSFNGRNPQQRRDLADALHKRAADIPPPHLRASARESGGDGRDGGPDRTAARVSDLRARMKAHPCHGCSDREDHARWAERHFKLERDSATLRRRVENRTNTVARQFDRVCEVLTALGYLEGDEVTTEGARLRRLYSEMDLVAAESLRQGLWDGLTSSGLAAALSVLVFEARRPDDARSPRVPGGNTGAAIDAMMQLWGDLDGLEKQHHLDFLRRPDAGFAWCAFRWAEGDDLDDVLGTTDLTAGDFVRWMKQLVDLSGQVATAAGPGPLRDTARATVKQLKRGVVAYSGLAE, from the coding sequence ATGACCACGCCTGCCGAGCGCTACGCGTCCTACCGAGCAGAACGTGAGTACCCCGTGCTGCGCGACTTCGCCGCGCACTACGAGTTCGCGCTCGACGACTTCCAGCTGCGCGCCTGCCGCGCGATCGAGGACGGTCGCGGCGTGCTCGTCGCGGCGCCGACGGGGTCGGGCAAGACCATCGTCGGCGAGTTCGGCGTCCACCTGGCCCTGCAGACCGGGCGCAAGACCTTCTACACTACCCCGATCAAGGCGCTGTCCAACCAGAAGTACCACGACCTGGTGGCCCGCTATGGCCCGGAGAACGTCGGCCTGCTGACCGGCGACGACGTCGTCAACGGCGACGCGCCGGTCGTCGTGATGACGACCGAGGTCCTGCGCAACATGCTCTACGCCGGGTCCAGCACCCTGATCGGGCTCGGCTTCGTGGTGATGGACGAGGTGCACTACCTCGCCGACCGCTCCCGCGGCGCGGTGTGGGAGGAGGTGATCATCCACCTGCCGGAGTCGGTCAGCGTGATCTCGCTGTCCGCGACGGTCTCGAACGCCGAGGAGTTCGGCGAGTGGCTGGCCACCGTGCGCGGGGAGACGACCACGATCGTCGAGGAGCGCCGCCCGGTCCCGCTCTACCAGCACGTCCTGGTCGGACGCCGGCTGCTCGACCTCTTCGCCTCCTCCGACGTCGACGCCTCCGCCGGGTTCGTCCAGGAGGGCGCGCCGGTCAACGACGAGCTGGTCAAGCTGGCCCGCGACGACTGGGCCGCGACCCGGATCAAGGACCGCCGCACGCCGAAGAAGGGGCGTGGCAAGACGCCCCGGCCCTCCGGCGGCGGTGGCGGCGCCGGGGGCGGACAGGGCGCGCGTCCGGTCGGCAACGGCCGGCGGGTGTGGATCCCGAGCCGCGTCGACGTGCTCACCGCGCTCGACCGCGAGGGCCTGCTGCCCGCGATCACGTTCATCTTCAGCCGGGCCGGGTGCGCGGCGGCGGTGCAGCAGTGCCTGGACTCCAACGTCCGGCTGACGACACCGGCCGAGCGCGAGGAGATCCGGACCTTCGTCGAGGCGTCCTGCCGCGACCTGCCCGCCGACGACCTGCAGGTGCTCGGCTACCACGACTTCCTCGACGGGCTGGTCCGTGGCGTCGCCGCGCACCACGCCGGGATGCTGCCGGCGTTCAAGCACGTGGTGGAGGAGCTCTACCTGCGCGGGCTCTGCAAGGCGGTCTTCGCGACCGAGACCCTGGCGCTCGGCGTGAACATGCCGGCGCGCACCGTGGTCATCGAGAAGCTCAGCAAGTGGAACGGCGAGACGCACGCCGACATAACGCCGGGGGAGTACACCCAGCTCACCGGTCGCGCCGGCCGGCGCGGCCTCGACGTCGAGGGCCACGGGGTGGTGCTGTGGCAGCCGGGGATGAACCCCCGGGAGGTCGCCGGCCTGGCCTCCACCCGGACCTACCCGCTGCGCTCCTCCTTCCGGCCGTCCTACAACATGGCCGTCAACCTGGTGCACCAGTTCGGGCGCACCCGCTCGCGCGAGCTGCTGGAGCAGTCCTTCGCGCAGTTCCAGGCCGACAAGGCCGTCGTCAGCCTCGCCCGCCAGCTGCACAAGGCCGAGGACGCGCTGGAGGGGTACGCGGAGGCGGCGACCTGCCACCTCGGCGACTTCATGGAGTACGCCTCCCTGCGCCGCCAGGTCAACGAGGTCGAGAAGGACGCCGGCCGCAGCCGTCGCGCCGATCGCCGCGACCTGGCCCTGGGCTCGTTGCAGAAGCTCAGGATCGGTGACGTCATCGAGGTGCCCGGCGGGAAGTTCGCCGGTACGGCCCTCGTGCTCGACCCGGGCTGGGACCCCGACAACCCGCGGCCGTACGTCCTGACCCAGCAGCGCCAGGCCCGCCGGCTCGGGCCGATGGACTTCCCCGAGCCGGTCGAGGCGCTGGCCCGGATGCGGGTGCCCAAGAGCTTCAACGGCCGCAACCCCCAGCAGCGCCGCGACCTGGCGGACGCGCTCCACAAGCGCGCCGCAGACATCCCGCCGCCGCACCTGCGGGCGTCGGCGCGCGAGTCCGGCGGCGACGGCCGGGACGGCGGACCGGACCGTACGGCGGCCCGGGTCTCGGACCTGCGGGCCCGGATGAAGGCGCACCCGTGCCACGGGTGCAGCGACCGTGAGGACCACGCCCGCTGGGCCGAGCGGCACTTCAAGCTCGAGCGCGACTCCGCGACCCTGCGCCGGCGGGTGGAGAACCGCACGAACACCGTCGCGCGCCAGTTCGACCGGGTCTGCGAGGTGCTCACGGCGCTGGGCTACCTCGAGGGCGACGAGGTCACCACCGAGGGCGCCCGGCTGCGGCGCCTCTACTCCGAGATGGACCTGGTGGCCGCGGAGTCCCTGCGCCAGGGCCTCTGGGACGGCCTCACGTCCTCGGGCCTGGCCGCGGCGCTGTCGGTGCTGGTCTTCGAGGCGCGCCGCCCCGACGACGCGCGCTCGCCGCGGGTGCCCGGAGGAAACACCGGGGCCGCCATCGACGCGATGATGCAGCTGTGGGGCGACCTCGACGGCCTCGAGAAGCAGCACCACCTGGACTTCCTGAGGCGCCCCGACGCCGGCTTCGCCTGGTGCGCCTTCCGGTGGGCCGAGGGCGACGACCTCGACGACGTCCTCGGCACCACCGACCTCACCGCGGGTGACTTCGTGCGCTGGATGAAGCAGCTGGTCGACCTCTCGGGGCAGGTCGCCACCGCCGCGGGCCCCGGCCCGCTCCGCGACACCGCGCGGGCGACGGTCAAGCAGCTCAAGCGCGGCGTGGTGGCGTACTCGGGGCTCGCCGAGTAG
- the pafA gene encoding Pup--protein ligase, whose product MDRRIFGIENEYGVTCTFKGQRRLSPDEVARYLFRKVVSWGRSSNVFLRNGARLYLDVGSHPEYATPECDDIVDLVTHDKAGERVLEGLLLDAEDRLHDEGIAGEIYLFKNNTDSAGNSYGCHENYLVGRAGEFSRLADILIPFLVTRQIVVGAGKITQTPRGASYAVSQRAEHIWEGVSSATTRSRPIINTRDEPHADAEKYRRLHVIVGDSNMSETTTLLKVASCDLVLRMIEEGVVMRDLTMENPIRAIREISNDVTGRRKIRLANGREASALDIQQEYLSKARDFVDRRQISTPVIEQALDLWERGLKAVESDDLGLVDTEIDWVIKWKLIESYRAKHGLPLSHPRIAQLDLAYHDIHRGRGLYYLLEKRGMVARATTDLKIFEAKTVPPQSTRARLRGEFIRTAQEKRRDFTVDWVHLKLNDQAQRTVLCKDPFRAYDERVQRLIDGM is encoded by the coding sequence ATGGACCGGCGGATCTTCGGTATCGAGAACGAGTACGGCGTCACGTGCACGTTCAAGGGGCAGCGGCGGCTCAGCCCGGACGAGGTCGCCCGCTACCTGTTCCGCAAGGTCGTCAGCTGGGGACGCAGCAGCAACGTCTTCCTCCGCAACGGCGCCCGGCTCTACCTCGACGTCGGCAGCCACCCGGAGTACGCCACCCCGGAGTGCGACGACATCGTCGACCTGGTGACCCACGACAAGGCGGGGGAGCGGGTCCTCGAGGGGCTGCTCCTCGACGCCGAGGACCGGCTGCACGACGAGGGCATCGCCGGCGAGATCTACCTGTTCAAGAACAACACCGACTCCGCCGGCAACTCCTACGGCTGCCACGAGAACTACCTCGTGGGGCGGGCGGGGGAGTTCAGCCGGCTGGCCGACATCCTGATCCCGTTCCTGGTCACCCGCCAGATCGTGGTCGGGGCCGGCAAGATCACGCAGACGCCGCGCGGGGCGTCGTACGCGGTGAGCCAGCGCGCCGAGCACATCTGGGAGGGCGTCTCGAGCGCCACGACCCGCAGCCGGCCGATCATCAACACCCGCGACGAGCCGCACGCGGACGCCGAGAAGTACCGGCGGCTGCACGTCATCGTCGGCGACTCGAACATGAGCGAGACGACCACGCTGCTCAAGGTGGCCAGCTGCGACCTCGTGCTGCGGATGATCGAGGAGGGCGTGGTGATGCGCGACCTCACCATGGAGAACCCGATCCGGGCCATCCGCGAGATCTCCAACGACGTCACCGGGCGCCGCAAGATCCGGCTGGCCAACGGCCGCGAGGCCAGCGCGCTCGACATCCAGCAGGAGTACCTCTCGAAGGCGCGCGACTTCGTGGACCGCCGCCAGATCTCGACGCCGGTGATCGAGCAGGCCCTCGACCTGTGGGAGCGCGGGCTGAAGGCCGTCGAGTCCGACGACCTCGGCCTGGTCGACACCGAGATCGACTGGGTCATCAAGTGGAAGCTGATCGAGAGCTACCGCGCCAAGCACGGCCTGCCGCTGAGCCACCCGCGGATCGCCCAGCTGGACCTCGCCTACCACGACATCCACCGCGGGCGGGGGCTCTACTACCTGCTCGAGAAGCGCGGCATGGTCGCCCGGGCGACCACCGACCTGAAGATCTTCGAGGCCAAGACGGTCCCGCCGCAGTCCACCCGCGCCCGCCTGCGGGGCGAGTTCATCCGCACCGCCCAGGAGAAGCGCCGCGACTTCACCGTCGACTGGGTCCACCTCAAGCTCAACGACCAGGCCCAGCGCACGGTGCTGTGCAAGGACCCCTTCCGCGCCTACGACGAGCGGGTCCAGCGGCTGATCGACGGGATGTGA
- the prcA gene encoding proteasome subunit alpha, translating to MSMPYYVSPEQLMKDRADFARKGISRGRSVVVVQYADGVLFVSENPSQALHKVSEIYDRIAFAAVGRYNEFENLRIAGVRLADMRGYSYDRRDVTGRALANAYAQTLGSIFSSGGEKPYEVELFVAEVGDSPAADQVYRLTYDGQVADEHGYAVMGGAAETVTAHLREHYTEGADLPTALATAVAALGAVEGEAPDRVLPVADLEAAVLDRTRTQTRKFRRLRPDWIESVLPSAEVPSEVPAEVSSGGSSGGPDAAPPDAPVAPPIS from the coding sequence ATGAGCATGCCCTACTACGTCTCGCCCGAGCAGCTGATGAAGGACCGCGCGGACTTCGCCCGCAAGGGCATCTCGCGCGGACGCTCCGTGGTGGTCGTGCAGTACGCCGACGGGGTGCTGTTCGTCTCGGAGAACCCCTCGCAGGCGCTGCACAAGGTCTCCGAGATCTACGACCGGATCGCCTTCGCGGCCGTCGGCCGCTACAACGAGTTCGAGAACCTCCGCATCGCCGGGGTGCGCCTGGCCGACATGCGCGGGTACTCCTACGACCGGCGCGACGTCACCGGCCGGGCCCTGGCCAACGCCTACGCCCAGACCCTGGGCTCGATCTTCTCCAGCGGCGGCGAGAAGCCGTACGAGGTGGAGCTCTTCGTCGCCGAGGTGGGCGACTCGCCGGCCGCGGACCAGGTCTACCGGCTGACCTACGACGGCCAGGTGGCCGACGAGCACGGGTACGCCGTGATGGGCGGCGCCGCCGAGACCGTCACCGCGCACCTGCGCGAGCACTACACCGAGGGCGCCGACCTGCCGACCGCGCTGGCGACCGCCGTCGCGGCGCTCGGCGCGGTCGAGGGCGAGGCGCCCGACCGGGTGCTGCCCGTGGCCGACCTCGAGGCGGCCGTGCTCGACCGCACCCGCACCCAGACGCGCAAGTTCCGCCGGCTGCGCCCGGACTGGATCGAGTCGGTGCTGCCGTCCGCCGAGGTGCCGTCGGAGGTGCCCGCGGAGGTGTCCTCGGGTGGGTCGTCCGGGGGTCCGGACGCCGCTCCGCCGGACGCGCCCGTCGCCCCGCCGATCAGCTAG
- the tatA gene encoding Sec-independent protein translocase subunit TatA translates to MSYPMLGMPQGAEWFIILAIVILVFGAAKLPDLARSTGQALKIFKSETKGLIDDDKDKDKAKDTSKPVSSTDGTDVTVAGELPPASGEATTDASTTSTERHPG, encoded by the coding sequence ATGTCCTACCCCATGCTCGGGATGCCCCAGGGCGCCGAGTGGTTCATCATCCTCGCGATCGTGATCCTGGTCTTCGGTGCAGCCAAGCTGCCCGACCTCGCGCGCAGCACCGGTCAGGCACTGAAGATCTTCAAGTCCGAGACCAAGGGCCTGATCGACGACGACAAGGACAAGGACAAGGCCAAGGACACCTCGAAGCCGGTCTCGAGCACCGACGGCACCGACGTGACGGTCGCGGGCGAGCTGCCCCCGGCCAGCGGTGAGGCGACGACCGACGCGTCGACGACCTCCACCGAGCGTCACCCCGGCTGA
- a CDS encoding helix-turn-helix transcriptional regulator: MSPTTRKAPAGAGEQVTRLLTLVPFLHARGSVDLAAAADLLGVSRDQVVSDLKVLFMCGLPGGYPDDLIDVDIDALEGEDGDGVIRVANADYLDRPLRLSPTEASAVIVALRALRAGTQDDTRAVVDRVLGKLEAAAAGGPDPAAVETGADEAGDALSRLAGELGDAVARGRQVRLRYWVPTRDEISDRVVDPRAVVEHDGHAYLDAYCHSAEAPRLFRLDRVQHAEVLDAEVTTAPARPRRLTGSLLGTARDTPRVTLRLRPEASWVTDYHPVEDVRPAPVGPEGTVDLEVPVADERWLTRLLLRLAPHAEVVGPEPYADAVARAAAETLALYDQANDRPTAP, encoded by the coding sequence GTGAGCCCGACGACGCGCAAGGCCCCCGCCGGTGCGGGGGAGCAGGTCACCCGGCTGCTGACCCTCGTGCCGTTCCTGCACGCCCGCGGCAGCGTCGACCTCGCCGCGGCCGCCGACCTGCTCGGCGTGTCCCGTGACCAGGTCGTCTCCGACCTGAAGGTCCTCTTCATGTGCGGCCTGCCCGGCGGCTACCCCGACGACCTGATCGACGTCGACATCGACGCCCTGGAGGGCGAGGACGGCGACGGCGTCATCCGCGTCGCCAACGCCGACTACCTCGACCGGCCGCTGCGGCTGAGCCCGACCGAGGCCTCCGCGGTCATCGTCGCCCTGCGCGCGCTGCGCGCCGGCACCCAGGACGACACCCGCGCGGTCGTCGACCGGGTGCTGGGCAAGCTCGAGGCCGCAGCCGCCGGGGGACCGGACCCGGCCGCCGTGGAGACCGGCGCCGACGAGGCCGGTGACGCCCTGTCCCGCCTGGCCGGCGAGCTCGGCGACGCCGTGGCCCGCGGCCGCCAGGTGCGGCTGCGCTACTGGGTCCCGACGCGCGACGAGATCTCCGACCGGGTCGTCGACCCCCGTGCGGTCGTGGAGCACGACGGCCACGCCTACCTCGACGCCTACTGCCACAGCGCCGAGGCGCCGCGGCTCTTCCGGCTGGACCGGGTGCAGCATGCCGAGGTGCTCGACGCCGAGGTGACCACCGCCCCGGCCCGCCCCCGCCGGCTGACCGGGTCGCTGCTCGGGACCGCCCGCGACACGCCCCGGGTGACGCTGCGGCTGCGCCCGGAGGCCTCCTGGGTCACCGACTACCACCCCGTCGAGGACGTCCGGCCGGCCCCGGTCGGACCGGAGGGCACCGTCGACCTCGAGGTCCCGGTGGCCGACGAGCGGTGGCTGACCAGGCTCCTGCTCCGCCTGGCCCCGCACGCCGAGGTCGTCGGTCCCGAGCCCTACGCCGACGCGGTGGCCCGGGCCGCAGCGGAGACGCTGGCGCTCTACGACCAGGCGAACGACCGGCCAACAGCACCCTGA